A region from the Schistocerca serialis cubense isolate TAMUIC-IGC-003099 chromosome 1, iqSchSeri2.2, whole genome shotgun sequence genome encodes:
- the LOC126440332 gene encoding putative gustatory receptor 2a, protein MPKVIIYFSLGTYSLLWHVQFFGTVLLVRDRMGAINTLLLAAVRPPLGSEAELEELVTQPSLAGRALVAEDDLLRLQRATLALHRTARLCRRHFGPALLLAVLRSFASVVSLSYAVLETGRRSQIPERVRLPLVAGLSCWLGLSLSHALLACWVCSSAAERAATVGLRMARVRLLVRSSGSSGVLQLPVDRLHFSAAGFFDIDLPLFVSITTAAVAYLVVLIQFSAM, encoded by the coding sequence ATGCCGAAAGTGATCATCTACTTCTCTTTGGGAACATACTCACTGCTGTGGCACGTGCAGTTCTTTGGCACCGTGCTGCTGGTGAGAGACCGCATGGGAGCCATCAACACCCTACTGCTGGCAGCTGTGCGGCCGCCACTGGGGTCCGAAGCAGAGCTGGAGGAGCTGGTGACGCAGCCCTCATTGGCCGGGAGGGCGCTGGTGGCTGAGGACGATCTGCTGCGACTGCAGCGCGCCACGCTGGCTCTGCACCGAACTGCCCGGCTCTGCAGGCGGCACTTCGGGCCTGCACTGCTGTTGGCCGTCCTCAGGAGCTTCGCCTCGGTGGTCTCCTTGTCCTACGCAGTCCTAGAGACGGGGAGGCGGTCTCAGATACCTGAGAGGGTGAGGCTGCCACTGGTGGCTGGTCTCTCCTGCTGGCTGGGACTGTCCTTGAGCCACGCCCTCCTGGCTTGCTGGGTCTGCTCTTCCGCTGCGGAACGCGCCGCCACAGTTGGGCTCAGGATGGCCAGGGTTCGCCTGCTGGTACGGTCTTCTGGCTCGTCGGGAGTTCTGCAGCTTCCAGTCGACAGATTGCATTTTTCCGCTGCTGGATTCTTCGACATTGACCTGCCCCTCTTTGTGTCCATTACCACCGCTGCTGTAGCCTACCTTGTAGTTCTTATACAGTTTTCTGCAATGTAA